AAGaataatacaaattttcaataaaataaactataaatataataattttcacTAAATGCTAAATGCGTATATAATACATAAGTATATGCTAAATATTTGCCCTTTCTCATCTAATTTTTggtttatacccttgcagagagtATTGGGTCGCTTCTGAGTATGTGAGTGAACAAATTCACTTAACTTGTTCCTTTTGGATTCACTAATTTGTTTACTCAATAAATCACTGACTCAGTAGATACCAACTAAGCTCTATATATAGTCGAAAATACCTTAATCGTTGCATTATTCTTAACACATCTTTATCACAAGAGTATACGAACTGATCTGGGACCTCGGTGAGTCATCTAATCAAATGAATCATCGAGTCAATTGAACAAGTAAGTCAACTGAGTAGTGAGTCAATGAACTTGTTTACTCATCAAAATTAGTCTTTTGAGCCAACATTAGGAACTATGTCGATCTCTATTGGCCTAGCCATTGTCTATTCGTTTATCTTACTCTTACTTCTTTAGTTTAGTATAAAACTTGGTATTTAGGTTTTCTATTAGCAAATTGGGCTTATGATCTTGAATTAGCCCAAATTACTTCAACATATAGCTAATATAGAAACAATCCATTAAAAAGAGACTTTCAGTGTGAGGAATTTCTTTACTTCTTTATAGTTTAAGCAATTAAACTTCATTGGTTCAGAttgactatatcataaagctTGAATAGGAAAAAACCTAAAAAGTAATGAAATTCGATAAATTTTCACACTCAAAGGCTAATGGTCGAGATGATTCTTTGTGACTTTTGATTCTGAACATGAACTTGGTTTTCGCCCATCACGTTGGATAGTAGGGCACCCCAAAAGTATACTATGGAAAGTTACCAAATATTTGTTGTACACTTTTAACAGATTTAAGGATATCctgtttaaaaatattaatttttttctcccCATTGTAAATAGAAAGAGACACGAGTATTTAGACACAGGAAAGAGGAGTTAGGAACATAATGCAATATgtaatgttgcaagggtatacaaacttcggcatagccaaaGTTAGCTACTTTGTTTTAGTTTCTTCTTCTAAATTCTAGTCAAAAGGCAAGTACTCTGTTTGCTAAACTacttaatatacatattatagAATATATTCTTATTAATTAATAGATACTACCTACTAATTGAGAAGTCTTATACTAAGAGGATTGAAGGATAGGGAACTGGGGAGGAAATTTGTCTAGTTTATTATAGAATTAGATATATGCCTTTCCTTTTTCCTAGTTTAAAATTACAAGTTTTTTGCCTTGCCGcaaacggaaacggaaactgaaattaacaaattattgtagatgtgtgtgtgtgtgtgtgtgtgtttgtgtgtagtTAGAACACGAAAAATTCCCATCTCTGGCGgcttattttgtttgtgttgttcactggttttgttttgttttgttttgcttacgTGACGGATCTCATAGAGCCATTACTTCATCGCCTCCGCCACCGCCCATGTCACCGTTGGTTGGGGCGCCAACGGTATTCTTTGATAGAATCGTTTCGGTATCCACACAACCCTTGAAACGCATCTTTGCATCATCGCCCACATAGACGGTACGCTGGCAGAGTAATAGAACCGAACAGGAAACCACAAATAGCACCGATGGCACCACCGAGGCGAATACAAATTGACGATATGTGGCCTCCAGATCGAATCGTGCCACAGCCACATCCTTCTTCAATGGCGAATAAAAACATGGGAAGCGGGCACGTGCATTATGATCGCTGCCATCACGTCCGAAATCCTTGAGGAACTCTTTGCACTCATCCATTAGGGTATTCACACAACCCTCCAGATTGATCATCAGTTTGGATTCATTCGAAATAGTTAGATCGACATCGGGTGGTGCTATTTCGGGCACTGGGGTCGCCACCGACACATGCAAATGACTGAGATATGTAAAGTTAGTCAAATCACTTAGCATATTATGCTCCAAAGTTGAGCCATTGATGCAATCGATGGCATCCACACGATCCGATGTGTTCTTTATAAAATAGCACGATGTCATGGCCACATTATCGCTGGATTCATTCCATACCTCCTCCAGCGTTTCGGCATTGATGGCATTCTGACACTGCGATAGGTAGACCTTGTCGCCGCTGAGGACCACAACATTCTTGTTCCTGGTCGGTATGTCGACGCATCGGCGATCACAGTTATAGGGTGTACGGATTTTGCGGCAAGTCCCGCGATTGCATGAGTACAGGCCACTGATATCCATGCAATTGATTTTGCCCCGACGACCGGAACATTTGACCGGCGCATCACTGTTATGGAAGACACACTCGAAGGCATCGGTTATGTTCAAACATTGGCCGGCCGTGCAGTTAAATGTGCCAGTTAGATTCTTGCACTCATCGTTAATGCATCTGGCCTTATCGGCCCGATCCTGATCGATGCCATAGCATGTCTTGTTCGCCGAATTCGTACAATTCTGAAAGGTGAGATTTGTGCCATTGCTGCGAAGATTCACATAGATTTGGATGCAGGCACCGGATGTTTTGCTTAAACACCATTCACCACAGCTGCCCCATTCGCAGTTGTCCTTGTTGACGGCCCGTGTTGTGGTACACATGACGGGAAAAAATGGGTCAATGCCACTCTTGAAGGCTCGCGTTGAGGGCATATAAATGGCCACAGTTAGATAGACCAATGCAACGGAGCTAAGGACCAAAGTCATCTGGCATATGCATATGGTGCCACATATTCGTGTATCCTGTGGGGGAACAATTAGCTCCTCGCTAGGTACCTTTTTTTTACCCATTGCCTTTATGTGAAGGAATTCCTTACTAGTTTCGTTCTatttttctccctctctctctctttcactcactttctctctctctctctgttggtGGATTTGCCTTTGGGGATTTTGATGGATTTACTGGACTCTGGGGCTGGGCTAATCACTTGCGTGTAAATCCAAttaggagcagcagcagcagcggcagcggcaccACATCATGGGCCACCAAGAGTCTATCGATTGAGTTTTCTCTTGCTTTATAGAGCCGCCCCCCTTGGTAAGGGGGATGTGGGTTAAAGCCTGTGTTGTTATATAACCAGATTATTTGTCGTGCAAACACTGCTGAGATTTACTTTTACTATGTgagttttgaaaaaaaaaaaaaaccgaaagaaTGAAGGATAATAAACCAAATCACAGAATTGGGACACAATTTGGAGTAGATGAAGAGAGAAGAGAAGGCGGTCTATCGATTTTTTGACTTTGACCCCTGCAATTGGTCCATCGACTGCATCACGTGGTAATCTCCTTTTCACTTTTGGCCAAGCGCTGGAATTTTTCTTCTTACTACAATTTGTTAGACAATTGCATATCCTTTTGGTTGGTATCTATTCGTTTAATTgtatttgtattaatttttttttttctcttttttttttttgtttaaattttatttttcactctggACGCAATTTTTTTgtagcttttttttgttttttgttagcCAAGTTGCTCTTGTAACTTTGTACACTGTTTTCGTAGTACTATCGTGCCTGTGCTCTATGCCTTCCTTACTGACCGCCGACAACATGCCGCCGTCTGTTCCACATCTAACGGTTCTCgggtctctgtgtgtgtgtttgtgtgctcTCGTGCTCCTCTCAGGCTTTTGGCAAACAGAGCAAAAATTCAGAGCACTGCGCGCGCAtatatttattgcaaaatCAATAGTTCCGCATTCACGTTTTTTACCAACCAGCAGAGTTCTCATCCCTCCTCCATGGAGGAGATCCCCAATACCCATGTAGTATGTATGGGGGAACTCTGAGAATGAAAAAGCATGCTCTCGTGCCAAATGCATTCCTTTGGGCCTGGGGAGTagggatgatgatgatggtcgtcggcgtcgtcgtcgccgtctCCATGTCTCTTGCTATGACGACATCGCCAACGCGGGCCAGATTCAAACCACTGAAATGTTGTTATTTTACGGGGGGAAGAACCCCAtcggatgatgatgatatatACACTCTATATtgtatattaatatatatattttaatataatgTAACCAAGAAGTGCTACTTCTGGGatttaatttaacaaaattgtacatacatatgtgtgtaatTCTAGACATTTAATGGGAGGAGTAGCAGAAGATGAATGATAACAGAGCTTAGCTTATTGTCCATTGAGTTTTTGGAGCCGGGGCGTGGCGTATTGTGGCGTCAACCTGCTTTAATAGGATTGTCCCATGATTTGGCTATCATCGCTATGGTTCTCCATTCCAATTTGGGTCCAAAAAACGGATTCATCTGGGCCAAATAGcagcaaaaccaaaagagcCAACAGCTTGCCGCAGTCAGCATTAGAATGCAACGAATTAGATTATGATGTGGACTCTTGGGCACCAAAATGGGTCCAACTATGCCAACAAGTGCCCAGAAGCCAGTGAATACCAAAATGGGTAAAAAATTTGCACccatttttgattttgttcgTTTTTAAATTATTCCTCTACAATAATTACTTTCTTTGTGCGTTCAATTGTTTACGTTTTATGTTGACGTTTACGTCGTGATTGACGTAGTCACACCATTATTATCGGTTTGCTCCGATAATGTCGATTTCGATAGGTTGTGCTCCGATCATGTCGATTAACCGATAGGTTTTGCTCCGAAATGTCGATTAGCCGATAGGCTTGCTCCGATAATGTCGATTATTGACCGATCGATCGATTTGCAGGTGATTTGTTTCTACACATGTAGATAGTTATCTACGTagttcaaatatattttttagtaTAAAATTCAGTAAAAACAATATCTTTTATACATTTAAACACAAAGCAAACagctttaaataataatttatatttaatttgataaaaCATCAAACATAcacattgaaatttaattcctgctaaacattttatttaaatgttaaaattaataataactATGAAAGTTTTTGTTATAATTAAGCAAATCAATATTACGATATTATATCTAAATTTTATATTCATAGCTCTGTGTTATTTTAAGTTAAATAGTCATATTGATTGGTTCGGTCTTGTGTACATGTTCATATATGAAGCTTATAAGATCGTTTAAGGGACGGATGTGGAAAAAATTCGAAAAACGCTTATAAAAACTATACTCAAATAGGACATTTATAGTGTGGGATAGGGATAGAGATAAAACAGTTTCGATACATTGTCCTTAATTGAGAAGAAACTGTCGGCTATACGATTAAGGCTAAAAGAACGTGTGAGAACTATTTGTGGacttgatttaaattttttaaatatgaattaCTTAGCTTGTGTTTCCTGTATTTGTTAAGATTTTAAAATCATATGACATATCTATTTTGTGATTACAATTCTAAATATCTTAAACGATCTTAAAAAGGTTGGCTATAATGATCGTTTTCATGCAAACTTTATAACATTTGTCAGAGTATTGCATATCTAAATCAATGATCTACGTCAGTTTTCTGTTCCTACGGAGCTTTTTTACCGTCAATATTGTACAGACGATAGATTAGGGAGATTAGGAATTTAGTACCTACtaatgttatttatttatttatttataatgtgaATATAACCTACtaatgttatttatttatttatttataatgtgaTTGGGCAGTGATTGTAAATTAAAGCCAATCTTCTTACTAGCTATACCTACTAGGCCTTAAGCTAACAAAACTACTAATATTACTTTCCTGATCTACCGTCCATTTTTGAACCACTAATGTCCCTGCTTAACCGTCAATATTCTGGGCATTAGTGTAAGTCTCATCCtgcttttcagtttttttaaCTATCAAAATTATAAGGCATTGGTAAAAATATAGGTGGACTATCCGCGGAATTGTAATCATtgatggatatatgtatatttagcCTACAATAGAGGGTAAGTTGTAGCCTTCAATGAGCTTGACTTAAGTGGGGAAAGAATTTGGTTTGCTGGCTTAGTGGACAATGTGACTTGGGTTTGAATCCAGAGCAtcaaaaaatacacaaatttAAATGCTGTGATCACTTTAGTATCAATGCGACGTGGGTCAAACTTCGAATCATATTGTGTTGTCAATTTTGAagaaacttttttatttttcatggTCACATGTGTGCAAGTGTAAGCAGTGCTTACTTTTTAACAGTAGTAATGAGTTTAGTAAGTGATTACATTTGTTTCTGCTTTTATTTAGCAGTAAGTGATCATTTTAAAGTAACTGATTACTTATTGGCTTACTCCCAATAGTAAACAGTTTTGTAATCAAtaactttttaagaaaatgcAGTGACGATGTGTGTAATTACATTTTGGcatacaataatttttgttttacgCAAACTGTCTGTGAAAAGCGGCCATATGTCCATCAAAAGTAAGCTACGATGTCTTCGACTAGAATCGATACTGTCTACAATGTAAGGCTTACGTAATCGATCCGACTGAGAACTATATAGAAGTTATATAGTTCCAGAGTCATGAGTTTTGAACGTCTTTCGCAAATTATTCAAATTGGGGTGACTTGATTCTTACAATATTTGATAAgaaattggtagaaatagcTTGACAACATTTCTATATATCCTTGGTATACTCTGTATGTATTCTAGTCTCTAAATTTTTCAGCTATTTTAACAAACTTTGCATTTAAGTATCTTGTTGATGTTCATACAGTATATTTGTCGAAACTGGCCCAAAGAATCACTATGACATGATATACATAGACATTGATTACAAGACCATGGGAAAATGCATTACATAAAGACTAAAAAcgtatgaaattcataaataaaatactcTCTTAATGGACATTTATTCTAAAGAGTTATTTGAAATTAGTCACGGACAGAACCGGAGAGCTTTATCACACTATGATTTTGATTAGattttattacaaatttttcGATTCGACtctattgaaaatatttttcaagatCCGCCTCCAAAAatcaattatatataaaatatttatacatgATAGTTGGACTGTATATTACCAGTTTTTCTAGTAATATGTAGAATGATAGATTTATCTTGGCTAAAACACAACCTAAAAggtttaatatacatataattaggGTAGATAAACTATTATTTGTAGTAAATATTCAAACCTAATAGTTCTGTCCTAACAGTGCTGTTTGTTTTTGCCCAATGATTCAAATTCAAAAGATAGATCAGCCTGTTAGTTGTAGAATCATTCTGATCCATCGATTCGTCCTTTTTCCTATATCAACACCGAATAATTGTACTAGGTCGTCGAGAATTGTGGTCAGAAAATAGTTGCTAAGCTTGTTTAGGTTTACTTTCCGCCCGCCCCTCTATATCGACATAAAAAGGCTCTTACTTCCTTGTGAAGTGGCCGTTTGCTCAAGAGGGTCGTAAAAGTGCACGTGTACCTGGATAGTGGTGGGTGGGCACGCAATCCCCAACAACCAAccaaatgtttattttcttgtgtgtaaaccaatttttatttcaattattttggaCACAGAACTTTTCATTTAGcattatttttaattctgGGTTAAAGTTttaggtatttttttttcgaaggCGAGAAATACTCGATTTAACCCGCTTacaacacatacacaaacaaatggatttttatttcatttaatttgtatttttttttctttttttttgttattactCACTTGTAATTATTTTTTGGTGTATGAATCACAAATTTGCTGGTTTATTTACGTTCATACACACGCTCAATATACACCGAGGCACACACGCACAGACCGCCGACTACGACCAGGCAGAATCATCAGCAGGAGcaggaacagcagcagcaggcaggATTCGTCACTAATACACACAtgcgtttgtgtgttgttACGAAAAATCGtttcataataataaaactaaaactaaaaacaaaaaaaaaaaaaaaaaacaatacaaacaGAAGAAGAGTAATAACTGGTACAAGCTCTTCTTTACCctgccctttttttttttagttcagTTTGATGTCCTTCGTCGTTGTTAACATTATTcacttgttttattttcagcgtctatgtgtgtgtgtgttctttaGGTTTATTTGGCTTTGTTTCTTCTTGTGGTTTTTGGATTTGTCgatttatgttttttcttttctttgttttataaTTCTTGGTAAAATGCGGTCCAAGAGAGAAGAACACTCTTCATAAGGCAGAAATGATTTgattaaacaattttcttcTTCGATTTCCACCCATTGCCCAAATGTatgtagaagaagaagtagaaAAGCTAGCCGAGAAAATTCCAaacagcacacacacacacacatacacaaacacaccgcacacacaaatacaagCAGAGTGTGTGCGATGTGTCGTGCCAAAAACTCTCTCACGACCTCTCACGTacccactcactcact
The sequence above is a segment of the Drosophila willistoni isolate 14030-0811.24 chromosome XR unlocalized genomic scaffold, UCI_dwil_1.1 Seg143, whole genome shotgun sequence genome. Coding sequences within it:
- the LOC6645258 gene encoding uncharacterized protein LOC6645258, whose translation is MGKKKVPSEELIVPPQDTRICGTICICQMTLVLSSVALVYLTVAIYMPSTRAFKSGIDPFFPVMCTTTRAVNKDNCEWGSCGEWCLSKTSGACIQIYVNLRSNGTNLTFQNCTNSANKTCYGIDQDRADKARCINDECKNLTGTFNCTAGQCLNITDAFECVFHNSDAPVKCSGRRGKINCMDISGLYSCNRGTCRKIRTPYNCDRRCVDIPTRNKNVVVLSGDKVYLSQCQNAINAETLEEVWNESSDNVAMTSCYFIKNTSDRVDAIDCINGSTLEHNMLSDLTNFTYLSHLHVSVATPVPEIAPPDVDLTISNESKLMINLEGCVNTLMDECKEFLKDFGRDGSDHNARARFPCFYSPLKKDVAVARFDLEATYRQFVFASVVPSVLFVVSCSVLLLCQRTVYVGDDAKMRFKGCVDTETILSKNTVGAPTNGDMGGGGGDEVMAL
- the LOC26528869 gene encoding V-type proton ATPase subunit e 2; the encoded protein is MGANFLPILVFTGFWALVGIVGPILVPKSPHHNLIRCILMLTAASCWLFWFCCYLAQMNPFFGPKLEWRTIAMIAKSWDNPIKAG